Genomic DNA from Leptotrichia wadei:
AAAGCAATTTTTGAAGATAGATAAGTGGTTTCCATCGTCGAAAACTTGTAGTAAATGTGGAAATGTTAAAGAGAAACTGAAATTATCAGAAAGAAGTTATAAATGTGAGTGCTGTGGGATTGAAATTGATAGAGATTACAATGCAGCATTGAATATAAAAGACATTGGAAAATTGATGTTGGAATATTAGGAAAATAAAAGAAGACAGGGTAGGAACTACACCCGAAGAGCTTGGTAAATATATTTGGCTAGCAAAAGCAGATACTTCCCAAGAAGCTCCCGCTTCTAAAAGCGGGAGTAGTTCACTAATAAGGGATTTTACAAAAATACTTTAAAATAAAAAATAAAAATCTTTACAAATACTAAAATATATGATAAAATAACACTTGAATTTAAATTTATACTATGAATATAAGTTTGCCGCTATATTCTTGGTTTAAATAATAAATATTAGGAGGAAATAAAATGGCATTGAAACAAAAAAAAGAAATTATTGAAGCATTTGGAAAAAATGCTCAAGATACAGGATCTGCAGAAGTTCAAGTTGCACTTCTTACAGATAGAATCAGTCATTTGACTGCTCATTTAAAAATACATCCTAAAGATATTCATTCAAGAGTAGGATTATTAAAAATGGTTGGTAAAAGAAGAAGATTATTAAACTATATTAAAAATAGAAATGTTGATGATTATAGATCATTAATCGAAAAATTAGGAATCAGAAAATAGTAATTGAAGTAAAAGAGCGTATTTGTGTATGCTCTTTTTTTAAAAATTTTAAGGAGTTCATGTAAATAGATGGAATATAAAGTGAGTGAGAAAATAACAGGATTTTTTGTAATTTTGTTAAAAAAAGTATTATCAATTTTTTCTCTTAAAATTAGATACAAAATTTTTGAAGGTTTTGGTATTCTTGCATATTATCTTGTAAAAAAAAGACGAATGCTTGCGATAAATAATATAAAAAATGCTTTTCCTGAAAAAGAAAAAAAGGAAGTTGTGGAAATTGCGAAAGAATCGTATAAGACAATGGGAAAAATGATAATGACTTCGATTTTCTTAGAGGAGATTACGAAAGATGGAAATACTGTTGTGGAAAATGAAGAACTAATGAGATGGGCTTGTGAAAATAATGAAAAAGCAGTTTTAATTGTATCTCTTCATTTAGGTGGTTTTGAAGCTGGAAGTAAGATGCGAAATATTAGAAAGTTTTATGCTGTTTTTAGAAATCAGAAAAATAAAAAAATTAATGATTTAATGGAAAAATGGCGTAAGGAAGGTGGATTAAATTCGTTGCCTTTACATAATAATGAAGCACTTAGTGGGGCAATAAATGAAAAGTCAATTATTGCACTTGCTTCGGATCATTATGGAAAAGATGTGAATGTAACGTTTTTTGGACGAGAAACGACAGGAGTTGCAGGACCTGTATTGCTTTCAATAAAATATAAAATACCGATAGTATTGGCTTATGCGGTATTTGATGAGAATATTGTGAAAGTTGTAAATAAAAAAATTATTCAAATTGAAAAGCAAAATAAATTAAAGGAAACAATGCAATTTAATATGCAAAAAATTTATAATGAATTTGAAGAAATTATAAGAGAGTACCCTGGACAATATATGTGGCAACATAACAGATGGAGAAATAAGAAAAAATTAAGAAAGAAATAGATAAGAAAAAAATAAGTGGCGAAAAAAGTAAAAATTTATTTTTTCTAACTTGAATATGTGAAAAAATTATGATAGAATTAAATGACGAAGTTTTTGGAGGAAAATATGAAAAAATATTTATGTCTATTTATTTTGTTAATTCTAACAAGCTGTACAACTTTAAGTTCTACTGTAAACAATGTATCTCAAGTTGAAGCAGGTAAAATTAATGCAGAGATAACAAAAATTACTGAAGATTTTAAAAATGCTGCCAGCTTAAATGAATATGATAAATTAAAAGAAGTTTTTTTACCTACATTTAAAAATAATATTATTGTAAAAAAAATACAAGAATACGATCTTTCAGGATTGACATTTGTTTTTTCCGATGTGAATGTCGTATCAAAAAATAAAGCAAATAGTATGATGGTAATTAATTTTGCCACATCGAGCAATTATTATAAATTAACTTGGAAAAGGACAGATGACAATTTGTGGAAGATTTCAAATGTAGCTGAAAAAAAATAGGAAGGGAGAAAAATGAGCATATCAATAGCAGTTTTGTTGATTGTTATTTTTTCTTTTTTAACTTTTTTTATAGCTTATTTTTTTGGAAGTTCAATTTTTAAAAAGAAATATGGAGATTTGAATGAACTAGAATTAAAAATCGTTGATGCTAAAAGAAGACTTGAAACATCAAAAAAAGAAGTTGAAAGAGAAATTGAATCGTTTAGGAAAGAAGAAACACTAAAAGTAAAAGAAGAATTGTTAAATGAGAAAAAGATAG
This window encodes:
- the rpsO gene encoding 30S ribosomal protein S15, with amino-acid sequence MALKQKKEIIEAFGKNAQDTGSAEVQVALLTDRISHLTAHLKIHPKDIHSRVGLLKMVGKRRRLLNYIKNRNVDDYRSLIEKLGIRK
- a CDS encoding lysophospholipid acyltransferase family protein; the encoded protein is MEYKVSEKITGFFVILLKKVLSIFSLKIRYKIFEGFGILAYYLVKKRRMLAINNIKNAFPEKEKKEVVEIAKESYKTMGKMIMTSIFLEEITKDGNTVVENEELMRWACENNEKAVLIVSLHLGGFEAGSKMRNIRKFYAVFRNQKNKKINDLMEKWRKEGGLNSLPLHNNEALSGAINEKSIIALASDHYGKDVNVTFFGRETTGVAGPVLLSIKYKIPIVLAYAVFDENIVKVVNKKIIQIEKQNKLKETMQFNMQKIYNEFEEIIREYPGQYMWQHNRWRNKKKLRKK